A DNA window from Lachancea thermotolerans CBS 6340 chromosome G complete sequence contains the following coding sequences:
- the ATP16 gene encoding F1F0 ATP synthase subunit delta (similar to uniprot|Q12165 Saccharomyces cerevisiae YDL004W ATP16 Delta subunit of the central stalk of mitochondrial F1F0 ATP synthase which is a large evolutionarily conserved enzyme complex required for ATP synthesis), whose translation MVRTCLYKARWIQSTQVNRKFSGRHSRHPFLSCFCFENWIFGISAAFQYLKHIDFEMFRLSGGRVLLRSVNTIGRRTYAEAAGDFLKLQFALPHQTLFAGSKVTQVNLPAQSGQVGILANHVPTVEQLSAGVVEVFEGSSSKKFFVSGGFATVQPDSTLSINSVEAFPLDSFSQENVRSLVAEANKNASSSDEKVAAEAAIQLEVLEALQAALK comes from the coding sequence ATGGTTAGAACTTGCCTGTACAAAGCGAGGTGGATCCAGAGTACTCAGGTGAacagaaaattttcaggAAGACACAGCAGACACCCCTTCCTTTCgtgtttttgttttgagaacTGGATTTTTGGAATCTCAGCAGCGTTTCAGTACCTAAAACATATTGACTTTGAGATGTTTCGTCTAAGTGGTGGAAGAGTCCTTCTGAGATCGGTCAACACTATCGGTAGACGTACTTATGCCGAGGCCGCTggtgactttttgaagctgcagTTCGCGCTACCTCACCAGACGCTATTTGCTGGATCCAAGGTGACACAAGTTAACTTGCCAGCGCAATCTGGACAGGTGGGTATCTTGGCCAACCACGTTCCTACCGTGGAGCAGCTTTCCGCCGgcgttgttgaagttttcgaaggcAGttcttccaagaagttctttgtCTCTGGCGGTTTCGCTACTGTTCAGCCAGACTCTACCCTGTCGATCAACTCAGTTGAGGCATTCCCTCTAGACTCCTTCTCGCAGGAGAACGTTAGGTCTCTGGTTGCCGAGGCTAACAAAAATGCATCTTCCTCTGACGAGAAGGTTGCCGCTGAAGCGGCCATTCAACTCGAGGTCCTGGAGGCTTTGCAGGCTGCTCTGAAGTAA
- the MED2 gene encoding Med2p (weakly similar to uniprot|Q12124 Saccharomyces cerevisiae YDL005C MED2 RNA Polymerase II transcriptional regulation mediator Stoichiometric member of mediator complex) — translation MPFSISEDIYIDTSSRKVSKKRSCRALLRTMASESVHQSRLTQCFDEIMKTAAEMLVQQQIKSIQLSSDIAPGYTQKQYKSLGDKVHAFHSVLDDLDLTLSASKSCVDKLALEAQERKQEAEKQRIKEEEEARKKLSEVQKPETSNTATSFPESTPGTMLNEISKTGIAGADSGSRGSNNNVATGAAYANDFNELNDLDLSMFGGMEQNDLGLADFGENAMNSNANGGKDNTHEGGFNAAITPGNNEGTNGNQGTDVSSANPESYLTLNDFNDLGLDWNNTEGQGGLDMNEFNI, via the coding sequence ATGCCATTTAGCATCTCAGAGGACATCTACATAGACACCAGCTCACGTAAAGTcagcaaaaagagaagttgCCGCGCGCTTCTCCGTACTATGGCTAGCGAATCTGTACATCAGAGCCGACTTACACAATGTTTTGACGAAATCATGAAAACGGCTGCAGAAATGCTTGTACAGCAGCAGATCAAAAGCATCCAGCTCAGCTCTGATATAGCGCCTGGGTACACGCAAAAACAGTACAAGTCACTGGGCGATAAGGTGCATGCGTTTCATTCAGTTTTGGACGATTTGGATTTGACGTTAAGCGCAAGCAAGAGCTGCGTAGACAAGCTTGCCCTGGAGGCACAGGAAAGGAAACAAGAAGcagagaagcaaagaatcaaagaggaggaggaagcACGGAAGAAACTCAGCGAAGTGCAGAAACCTGAAACAAGTAATACTGCGACGAGTTTCCCGGAGTCAACGCCGGGCACTATGCTCAATGAAATCTCTAAAACTGGTATCGCAGGCGCTGATAGCGGCTCCAGAGGGAGCAACAACAATGTGGCAACGGGTGCCGCCTACGCCAACGACTTCAACGAGCTCAATGACCTGGACCTTTCTATGTTTGGTGGCATGGAGCAAAATGATTTGGGCTTGGCTGATTTTGGGGAGAATGCTATGAACTCCAACGCTAACGGGGGTAAAGACAACACCCACGAAGGTGGTTTTAATGCTGCTATCACCCCCGGGAACAACGAAGGAACCAACGGGAACCAGGGAACGGATGTCAGTTCGGCAAATCCAGAGAGTTATTTAACACTGAATGACTTCAATGATTTGGGACTAGATTGGAATAATACAGAAGGACAAGGCGGACTAGATATGAACGAATTCAATATTTAG
- the PTC1 gene encoding type 2C protein phosphatase PTC1 (highly similar to uniprot|P35182 Saccharomyces cerevisiae YDL006W PTC1 Type 2C protein phosphatase (PP2C) inactivates the osmosensing MAPK cascade by dephosphorylating Hog1p mutation delays mitochondrial inheritance deletion reveals defects in precursor tRNA splicing sporulation and cell separation), translating into MTRGGQRKQESYDEVVAGHDPESYKLSYTVGVAENQNSKFRKTMEDVHTYVENFASRLDWGYFGVFDGHAGNQASKWCGSHLHTVLEKKLLGDESEDVREVLNDSFIYADQHVNSDLGGNSGCTAAVGILRWEVPDSVPSEQIELEQHQRMLYTANVGDTRIVLCRNGHSVRLTYDHKASDILEMQRVEAAGGLIMRSRVNGMLAVTRSLGDKFFDSLVVGNPFTTSVEITTTDQFLIIACDGLWDVIEDQEACDSIKDIDDANEAAKKLVRLALEKGTTDNVTVMVIIFENNS; encoded by the coding sequence ATGACCAGGGGCGGTCAACGGAAACAGGAGAGCTACGACGAAGTAGTGGCAGGGCACGACCCAGAATCATATAAACTCTCCTATACTGTGGGAGTTGCTGAGAACCAGAATTCAAAGTTTCGCAAGACAATGGAAGACGTTCATACATACGTCGAGAATTTCGCATCAAGGCTTGATTGGGGTTATTTTGGAGTTTTCGACGGACATGCAGGTAATCAAGCATCCAAGTGGTGCGGCTCGCACTTACATACAgttttggagaagaagctgctgggAGATGAAAGCGAGGATGTCAGAGAAGTGCTTAATGACTCCTTTATATATGCAGACCAGCATGTCAACTCAGACCTGGGTGGAAATAGCGGCTGTACAGCTGCAGTTGGCATACTTCGATGGGAAGTTCCTGACAGCGTCCCCAGCGAACAAATCGAACTTGAGCAACACCAGAGAATGCTTTATACTGCTAACGTCGGAGATACAAGAATAGTACTCTGCCGCAATGGCCACAGCGTGCGGCTCACTTACGACCACAAAGCCTCTGATATACTTGAGATGCAGCGAGTTGAGGCCGCAGGTGGGCTTATAATGAGAAGCCGCGTCAATGGTATGCTGGCTGTTACAAGATCCCTCGGAGAtaaattttttgacagcCTAGTAGTGGGAAATCCATTTACTACGAGTGTGGAAATAACCACCACAGACCAATTCCTGATAATTGCATGCGATGGCTTATGGGATGTTATcgaagaccaagaagcttgcgACAGCATCAAGGATATAGATGACGCCAATGAAGCGGCTAAGAAGTTAGTACGACTAGCACTGGAAAAGGGTACTACCGACAACGTTACGGTAATGGTTATaattttcgaaaacaatTCATAA
- the RPT2 gene encoding proteasome regulatory particle base subunit RPT2 (highly similar to uniprot|P40327 Saccharomyces cerevisiae YDL007W RPT2 One of six ATPases of the 19S regulatory particle of the 26S proteasome involved in the degradation of ubiquitinated substrates required for normal peptide hydrolysis by the core 20S particle), with product MAKASSQTSLGKLATSTSSKMGQGASTYGKDKKKKDKQKPKYEPPVQSKIGRKKRKGPATAEKLPSVYPSTRCRLKLLRMERIKDHLLLEEEFVTNSEILKPFEKKQEEEKKQLEEIRGTPLSVGTLEEIIDDDHAIITSPTTPDFYVSILSFVDKELLEPGCSVLLHHKTMSIVGVLQDDTDPMINVMKIDKSPTENYSDIGGLESQIQEIKEAVELPLTHPELYEEMGIKPPKGVILYGAPGTGKTLLAKAVANQTSATFLRIVGSELIQKYLGDGPRLCRQIFKAAGENAPSIVFIDEIDAIGTKRYDSNSGGEREIQRTMLELLNQLDGFDDRGDVKVIMATNKIESLDPALIRPGRIDRKILFENPDITTKRKILAIHTSKMNLATDVDLDNLVTSKDDLSGADIKAMCTEAGLLALRERRMQVTAEDFKQAKERILKNKVEENLEGLYL from the exons ATGGCGAAAGCTTCCTCTCAAACGTCACTTGGTAAACTCGCTACAAGCACCTCAAGCAAGATG GGTCAAGGTGCATCAACTTACGGGAAggacaaaaagaagaaggacaagcAAAAGCCAAAGTATGAGCCTCCGGTACAATCGAAGATTGGtaggaagaagagaaagggGCCAGCAACTGCAGAAAAGCTACCTAGCGTGTATCCCAGCACGCGGTGCAGACTAAAGCTGCTGCGAATGGAACGAATCAAGGACcatcttctgcttgaggaagagtttgTGACGAattctgaaattttgaaaccctttgagaagaaacaggaagaggagaagaagcaatTGGAAGAGATCCGTGGAACTCCTCTTTCGGTTGGAACTCTGGAAGAAATTATCGACGATGACCATGCAATTATTACAAGCCCAACTACGCCTGACTTCTATGTGTCAATTTTGTCATTTGTCGACAAGGAGCTGTTGGAGCCAGGCTGTTCAGTCCTTCTGCACCACAAGACCATGTCTATAGTGGGGGTCTTACAAGACGACACGGATCCCATGATTAATGTGATGAAAATTGACAAGTCCCCAACAGAAAATTATAGTGATATCGGTGGTCTAGAGTCTCAAATACAGGAAATCAAAGAGGCAGTTGAACTTCCGCTAACCCATCCTGAGCTGTACGAAGAAATGGGCATCAAACCTCCCAAAGGTGTTATTCTCTACGGTGCCCCTGGTACAGGTAAGACACTACTCGCAAAGGCCGTTGCAAATCAAACATCTGCTACTTTTCTCAGGATCGTTGGTTCAGAGCTGATTCAGAAATATTTAGGAGACGGCCCCAGATTGTGTCGGCAGATATTCAAAGCGGCTGGCGAAAATGCTCCCAGCATCGTGTTCATAGATGAAATCGACGCAATTGGTACAAAGAGATACGACTCCAACAGCGGCGGCGAAAGAGAAATTCAGAGGACAATGCTGGAGCTACTGAATCAGCTAGATGGATTTGACGACAGAGGAGACGTTAAGGTTATCATGGCAACGAACAAAATTGAGAGTTTAGACCCGGCTTTAATTAGGCCCGGTAGAATCGACCGTAAAATTCTATTTGAGAACCCCGACATTACTActaaaagaaaaattttggcaaTTCACACTTCTAAGATGAACTTAGCTACGGACGTGGACCTTGATAATCTTGTTACATCAAAAGATGACCTTTCCGGTGCAGACATCAAAGCAATGTGCACGGAAGCAGGATTGTTGGCACTGAGAGAGAGAAGGATGCAAGTTACAGCAGAAGACTTCAAGCAAGCAAAAGAGCgcatcttgaagaacaaggtCGAAGAGAACCTCGAAGGGTTGTATCTTTAG
- a CDS encoding uncharacterized protein (similar to uniprot|P53394 Saccharomyces cerevisiae YPR003C Hypothetical ORF) — protein sequence MREENKPLLGKERSRQAGSYASPNSASFDTKSSKRSFGAIDVHIQSPPLISNTVDDHNQLTLWHRLTYYLPCFSWLPTYDTSKLLRDFIAGASLASFQIPLAMSYSTSVAHVPPICGLNALAFTPFVYAVFGSVPHMIVGPESAISLVVGQAIEKQMKHDKSLDVVNLCLILTFISGAILFCFGIMRFGYLDSVLSRALLRGFISAVGLVMVLNSLITELKLKKVFNDAPGHYHAPFQKLIFLFHYAPGNYHVPTALLSLSSFSILMSLRLVKKRLSRVYKKVIFVPEILIVVALVTLGSYHFSFKLRYNIDIVGDIEVGDTSKFRNPLSKKNLSLFSELFHAGFMVALLGFFESTTASKSLGSSYELSVSSNRELVALGSLNLVGSIFGALPSFGGYGRSKINAYSGAATVMSGVFMGLITCVTSMFLLNAIHHIPVCVLSVITTMVGITLFEEAPADLRYHFRCRGYNELLIFALTVLTTFFYSVEAGITLGCGYSVIRVIKNSTKSKIQILRRVSGTDQFVNADDFNSSTNTCVVIPPRLDDIEGSLIVKIPERLTFMNTEDLKTRLYRLEKYGSVKTHPASPKPRNRNQTKHMIFDMNGMTEIDSSASQILQEIVLSLRKRGVRVYLARVPLIAGVRERLVASGVVEMVEKCDASVTAVDSAFDDWCFKNIQDALRVSDEMDVNSVVEVASECTSISGTFLHSSAV from the coding sequence ATGAGGGAAGAGAACAAGCCTCTGCTTGGCAAAGAAAGGTCGAGGCAGGCGGGCTCTTACGCCTCACCCAACTCAGCATCATTTGATacaaaaagctcgaagCGAAGCTTTGGAGCAATAGATGTGCACATTCAGTCCCCTCCGTTAATATCTAACACTGTTGACGATCATAACCAGCTGACGCTATGGCACCGCCTAACATACTATCTTCCGTGCTTTTCATGGCTCCCCACATATGACACCTCAAAACTTCTAAGAGATTTTATAGCCGGAGCTTCCTTAGCGTCTTTCCAAATTCCGCTTGCAATGTCTTATTCGACGTCCGTTGCACACGTTCCCCCGATATGTGGCCTTAATGCTTTGGCTTTCACTCCATTCGTTTATGCTGTTTTCGGCTCTGTCCCGCACATGATAGTCGGGCCTGAAAGTGCTATTTCACTGGTTGTTGGGCAGGCTATCGAAAAGCAAATGAAACATGATAAATCATTGGACGTGGTCAACCTTTGCCTTATCCTTACCTTCATAAGCGGCGCTATTCTATTTTGTTTCGGCATAATGAGGTTTGGATATCTGGATAGTGTGCTGAGCAGGGCGCTTCTCAGAGGATTTATCAGTGCAGTGGGCCTAGTCATGGTGCTCAACTCTCTCATTACGGAGCTGAAGCTTAAAAAGGTCTTCAACGATGCGCCCGGTCATTACCATGcgccttttcaaaagcttatATTCTTATTTCACTATGCACCTGGTAATTATCATGTGCCAACTGCGCTGCTGAGTTTGAGTAGTTTTAGCATACTGATGAGCCTTAGACTGGTCAAAAAAAGACTTTCAAGGGTTTATAAGAAAGTTATCTTTGTCCCTGAAATCCTTATCGTTGTGGCCTTGGTAACTCTGGGTTCATATCatttcagcttcaaattGCGCTACAACATCGACATTGTGGGAGACATTGAAGTTGGTGATACTTCCAAGTTCAGAAATCCCTTaagcaaaaaaaacctGTCACTTTTTAGCGAGTTGTTTCACGCAGGGTTTATGGTTGCACTCCTCGGGTTTTTCGAGTCGACGACAGCTTCGAAGTCATTGGGTTCTAGCTATGAGCTCTCAGTGTCATCTAATAGGGAGCTAGTTGCCCTAGGCAGTCTGAATCTTGTTGGTTCAATTTTTGGTGCTTTGCCCTCTTTTGGAGGTTATGGAAGGTCGAAAATTAATGCATATTCAGGTGCGGCTACAGTTATGTCAGGAGTGTTCATGGGTCTCATAACTTGTGTCACGTCAATGTTTCTGCTTAACGCCATTCACCACATCCCAGTCTGCGTGCTTTCTGTGATAACAACGATGGTGGGCATTACGCtatttgaagaagcgcCCGCAGACCTTAGGTATCATTTCAGATGCCGCGGCTACAACGAGCTTCTGATTTTCGCACTGACAGTCTTGACTACTTTTTTCTATTCTGTGGAGGCAGGCATTACTCTTGGATGTGGCTATTCTGTTATAAGAGTTATAAAAAACTCTACCAAGTCGAAAATACAGATTTTAAGAAGAGTTTCTGGAACAGACCAATTTGTCAATGCCGATGATTTCAATAGTTCCACGAACACATGTGTCGTAATTCCTCCGCGTCTTGATGACATTGAAGGAAGCCTCATTGTTAAAATCCCAGAGCGGTTGACATTTATGAACACCGAAGACCTTAAAACTCGGCTTTACCGTCTTGAGAAGTACGGATCCGTTAAAACGCACCCGGCAAGCCCGAAGCCGAGGAACAGAAACCAAACAAAGCATATGATTTTTGACATGAATGGGATGACAGAGATTGACTCCTCTGCTTCACAAATCCTACAGGAAATTGTTTTAAGTCTAAGAAAGAGGGGCGTTCGTGTTTACCTAGCAAGAGTTCCATTGATAGCCGGTGTTCGTGAGAGACTTGTGGCCTCAGGAGTCGTTGAGATGGTTGAGAAGTGTGACGCATCTGTGACGGCCGTCGATAGCGCGTTTGATGACTGGTGTTTTAAGAATATTCAAGACGCCTTGCGAGTATCAGATGAAATGGATGTCAATTCTGTTGTCGAAGTTGCCAGCGAATGCACATCGATATCAGGTACTTTCTTGCATTCTTCAGCGGTTTGA
- the AIM45 gene encoding Aim45p (similar to uniprot|Q12480 Saccharomyces cerevisiae YPR004C Hypothetical ORF), translating into MFSVGVRSCVGPVVRRPANFRLASTLVFLEANKDGKVAQSSLSALSAAEQLGNPIKALLAGSNSTEAAKQLKLTVGASLVDQIIVANNEVYDNYLPEAVTPLCLELLKEKEFSHFVVASSAVGKNLLPRVGALLDYQPICDVTKIVDPTTFVRPIYAGNALATVQCTQEKKLVSVRASSFPACSAGSFDAPTLEAPQVEIAELGVAWESENLVKSARPDLGSAAKVVSGGRGLKNKETFDKLITPLADSLSAAIGATRAAVDSGFCENSLQIGQTGKVIAPDLYIGVGVSGAIQHLAGMKDSKVIVAINNDQEAPIFQVADFGLVGDLNEIVPELTKKLTK; encoded by the coding sequence ATGTTTTCGGTAGGTGTTAGATCTTGCGTCGGTCCTGTTGTCAGAAGGCCAGCCAATTTTAGGCTGGCGTCGACTTTAGTATTTTTAGAGGCGAACAAAGATGGCAAAGTCGCACAGTCCTCCCTGAGTGCGCTTTCTGCTGCAGAACAATTAGGCAACCCcatcaaagctttgcttGCTGGCAGTAACTCCACCGAAGCCGCTAAGCAACTGAAACTTACAGTGGGTGCCTCTTTGGTCGATCAAATTATTGTTGCAAACAATGAGGTTTACGACAACTACCTTCCTGAGGCGGTAACGCCCTTATGTCTGGAACTGCTAAAGGAAAAGGAGTTTAGCCACTTCGTTGTCGCAAGCTCGGCCGTTGGAAAGAACCTTTTACCTCGTGTTGGTGCATTACTTGATTATCAGCCAATCTGTGATGTTACTAAGATCGTTGACCCCACAACCTTTGTGAGACCAATATATGCTGGCAACGCGTTAGCTACAGTGCAATGcactcaagaaaagaagctcgTTAGTGTAAGAGCTTCTTCCTTTCCCGCGTGCAGCGCAGGTTCCTTCGACGCGCCAACTTTAGAGGCGCCACAGGTCGAAATCGCGGAACTTGGTGTCGCATGGGAAAGCGAAAACCTGGTCAAGAGCGCCAGGCCCGATCTTGGGTCGGCCGCTAAAGTGGTCTCGGGAGGACGCggtttgaagaacaaggaaacaTTTGACAAGCTTATTACCCCTCTGGCCGACTCTCTCTCAGCTGCGATCGGCGCTACCAGAGCTGCTGTTGACTCCGGGTTCTGTGAAAACTCTCTGCAAATCGGGCAAACTGGCAAGGTTATTGCGCCAGATCTTTACATTGGCGTTGGTGTTTCTGGCGCCATTCAGCATTTGGCTGGTATGAAAGACTCAAAGGTCATTGTTGCGATCAACAACGATCAAGAAGCGCCCATATTCCAGGTAGCAGATTTTGGTCTCGTTGGCGATCTTAATGAGATTGTGCCTGAGCTAACAAAAAAGCTGACTAAATAA
- the YFH7 gene encoding Yfh7p (similar to uniprot|P43591 Saccharomyces cerevisiae YFR007W Hypothetical ORF), whose amino-acid sequence MTFETAEGLADQVLKFLSDKLETNYRVAVIVVGPPGSGKSTISEKLCHEINSRYNKYLKESGSRPHLQENLNERIDLCEGIPKFEEKSLHDVQNGFFNHVQDQDFQPKKFVDKNDGSEVVVGIGGLPNSIRVENVAPLEPSNHDYKIAKIVPMDGFHLSRRHLDHFDDPVEAHRRRGSPPTFDSNNCLQLCKLLAKTCTIKPTLPVNKTTADTGTLFDKISDTFSESVPSIYVPGFDHALKDPSTGQHCVDAFTRIIVLEGLYLLLDEDNWRDIYPTFKDTHAVIVWKLDLGVDVLEQRVAKRHLQSGLAATLEAGVERFRMNDLINALRIKEHCLAADDIVSISNK is encoded by the coding sequence ATGACATTTGAAACTGCTGAGGGTTTGGCTGACCAAGTCCTGAAATTTCTCTCTGATAAGCTCGAAACAAATTATAGAGTTGCTGTTATTGTCGTAGGTCCCCCCGGCTCAGGAAAATCTACGATAAGTGAGAAACTATGTCATGAAATCAACTCCAGGTACAACAAATACCTAAAAGAGTCTGGTTCCAGACCGcatttacaagaaaacttgaatGAGCGTATCGACCTTTGTGAGGGGATACCTAAGTTCGAGGAGAAGTCGCTTCATGATGTACAAAACGGATTCTTCAATCATGTCCAAGATCAGGACTTTCAGCCGAAAAAGTTTGTGGACAAAAACGATGGCTctgaagttgttgttggGATTGGCGGGCTCCCAAACAGTATTAGAGTGGAAAACGTTGCTCCCCTTGAGCCTTCAAATCACGATTACAAAATTGCTAAAATCGTCCCTATGGATGGTTTTCATCTATCAAGAAGGCATCTTGATCACTTTGACGACCCCGTTGAAGCTCACAGACGTCGAGGCTCGCCTCCGACCTTCGATAGCAATAACTGCCTACAATTGTGCAAGCTGCTGGCGAAAACCTGTACAATTAAACCTACATTGCCAGTAAACAAGACCACTGCTGATACAGGCACACTATTTGATAAAATCAGCGACACATTCTCCGAAAGCGTACCCTCTATTTACGTGCCTGGTTTTGACCACGCACTTAAAGATCCTTCGACAGGTCAGCATTGCGTTGACGCATTTACTAGAATAATTGTGCTTGAGGGTCTTTACTTGCTTTTGGACGAAGACAATTGGAGGGACATTTACCCAACCTTTAAAGATACGCATGCCGTAATTGTTTGGAAACTGGACTTAGGCGtcgatgttcttgaacaaagagtAGCGAAAAGGCACCTCCAATCAGGTTTGGCCGCCACACTGGAAGCTGGTGTCGAACGCTTCCGGATGAACGATCTCATCAATGCATTGAGAATAAAAGAACATTGCCTCGCTGCTGATGATATAGTTTCGATATCTAATAAATGA
- a CDS encoding KLTH0G16830p (no similarity), with product MLSQAGNVSNGGGHLRTLRCTSKENGSDVITEAEDYFDLCDSEKREGYSYHNATNTPARSGDDGEEGSGNHTKTGSSIEAPTPPNMSTKKTRSNKRCSLRSSDETPSTLDKGFYQGKTSAVLSWETSKDESSDESSSMSSRVYGSGDELSEDEDESDYYYNASPRLFSKCSPRKQLTVVGRENKLQEGCLSNPEKFETLCENSNIRGLEIDNCYNKRQQRTSVLRFRAPGRKCREKPKEFSFRLEHKDRPIELSYVEASIEAEIGRLPRTPAPKGERTENTINDTLANADLCLGKLSALNPCWKNNFELRINDSSMLDRRKNKNAINLINQSRP from the coding sequence ATGCTCTCTCAGGCCGGGAACGTCTCAAACGGAGGTGGCCATTTGCGTACCCTGAGGTGCACATCAAAGGAAAATGGCAGCGATGTGATAACCGAGGCTGAAGATTACTTCGATTTGTGTGATTCTGAAAAGCGTGAAGGGTACTCATATCACAATGCCACCAACACGCCGGCCAGAAGCGGTGATGATGGAGAGGAAGGTAGCGGAAATCATACTAAGACAGGCTCGAGCATTGAGGCCCCTACGCCCCCAAATATGAGCACAAAAAAGACCAGGAGTAATAAACGTTGTTCCTTGAGGTCATCTGATGAAACGCCATCAACACTCGACAAGGGATTTTATCAAGGCAAGACCTCGGCGGTATTGTCGTGGGAAACAAGTAAAGATGAATCATCTGATGAGAGTAGTTCCATGAGCAGTCGAGTGTATGGAAGCGGTGATGAACTAAGtgaagacgaagatgagTCGGACTATTATTATAATGCCTCGCCTCGGCTGTTCTCCAAGTGCTCTCCTCGCAAGCAGCTTACTGTTGTTGGCAGGGAGAACAAGCTACAGGAAGGCTGTTTATCTAATCCTGAAAAGTTCGAAACTCTGTGCGAAAATAGTAACATACGCGGATTGGAGATTGATAACTGCTATAATAAGCGGCAACAAAGGACATCTGTCCTACGCTTTAGGGCTCCAGGCAGAAAATGCCGTGAGAAGCCCAAAGAGTTTTCCTTCCGTCTAGAACACAAGGACCGTCCCATTGAATTGAGTTACGTAGAGGCTTCAATTGAAGCGGAGATCGGTAGGCTCCCAAGAACGCCGGCACCAAAAGGAGAAAGGACCGAAAACACGATAAACGACACATTAGCAAACGCAGACCTGTGCCTGGGCAAGCTTTCAGCTTTGAATCCTTGCTGGAAGAACAACTTCGAGCTGAGGATCAATGATAGCTCAATGCTTGACCGCCGTAAGAATAAAAATGCCATTAATCTCATAAATCAGTCCAGACCATAA